The Sorangiineae bacterium MSr11954 DNA segment TGGGGCAATACCTGCACCAGGCGCGGGTCGGCCTGGCCGATTCGTTCGTACATCAAGACGAGACCCAGGCCCGCGGCGCAAGCCTCCACCAAGGTCGAGGCCGTGGTCGCACGTAGAACTACACGCGCGCGCGGAACGTGCTCGTCCAGCCATGCGAGCGCGGGATCCTTCTTCGCCGGCGAGGGCTCGACATAGCCAAGCCAGGTGTGCGCCTTCAAATCGCGCAGGTGGCGCGGCGCGTTTCGGTCGCGGAGGTACGGTTTGCTCGCAAAAATACCGATTCGCAGCGGCGCGAGGCGGTGGGCGACCAAGTTGGGATTCGACGGGCGCACCGTTCGAACGGCGATGTCGGCTTCGCGCCTGGCCAGATCGAGGACGCGAGATTCGCTGACCCATTGCACGTGAAGGCCCGGGTGGCGCGCGCGGAGCAAGGCCAGGGTGGGCACCAGAACGTAGTTGGTCAAACCGTCGCTCGCCGTCACGCGCACGGTACCGGTGGGGCCCGCGTCGCTGCCGCGCGCCTGCCGCTCGATGCTCACCGCGTCGAGCTCGATGCGCTCGATGGCGGGGACGAGCACCTCCGCCGCCGGCGTGAGCACATGCCCCTCCGCGACGCGGCGCACCAGGCGCGTGCCGACGGCGCGCTCGAGCGAACGAAGCTTGCGCCCCACGGTGGTGGCGTCGACGCCGAGCGCCTTTGCCGCCTTTTCGTGGCTTCGATGGCGGTGGACGGCGAGGAGAAAGCGCAGATCGTTCCAGTTCATGGCTCCTGCAGGATTGCACGTGCGACCTGCAAATGTGAGCCCTGACGGCGAACCGCCGTCGAGCACACAACTGCGGCATGAAGACTTACGTGTACCAAGACCGAATCGCCCTCGATGCGCTCACCGTGGTCGAGCGCCCCGACCCCACCCCCGGCCCGTACGACATGGTGGTGCGCATGCTCGCCGCGTCCTTGAACTTCCGCGATCTGGCGATGGCGCGCGGTCATTACCACGCCGATACCAAGGCGCCGATGGTGCCGCTCTCGGACGGCGTCGGTGAGGTGGTCCAGATCGGCGCCTCGGTGACCCGCTTCCAGATCGGCGATCGCGTGTGCCCGACGTACCTGCCCGATTGGATCGATGGCCCGCTGCAACCGGCCAAGGCGCGGCGACGGCTCGGGGGCCCCAGCGACGGTGTTCTAACCGAAGCCATGTGCGTGCACGAAGAGGCGGCCGTGCGCGCGCCACGCCATTTGGATCACGCCGAGGCCGCGACCCTCCCCATCACCGCGGTCACCGCATGGCACGTGCTTTACCGCACCGGGTGCGTGCGCCCCGGGGAGACGGTCCTCGTGCAAGGCACGGGCGGCATCTCGCTCGCGGCCTTGCAGTTCGCGCGGGCGGGCGGTGCGCGCGTGGTGGCGCTCACGCGCGGCGATCGCCATGCAGCCAAGCTGCGTGAGCTCGGCGCGAGCGACGTCATCCCCCGAGGCGACGCGCCCGATTGGCCCCGCGACGTGATCGCGTGCACCGGCGGTCGCGGGGTCGATGTGGCCGTCGATGTCGTGGGCGGACCCTCGCTGGCGCGCACCATCGCGGCGACCCGATTGGGCGCGACCCTTCACCTCGTGGGCTATACGGCCGACACCTCGGCGACGATCGATATCTTCGATGCGATCCGCCATGGCGCCAACGTTCATGCCGCCACGGCGGGGAGCCGCGAGAGCTTCGAGTCGATGGTGCGCGCCCTCGAAGCGCACTCCATCCGGCCCCCGGTCGACCGCGTCTTTGCGTTCGACCGGGCGCGCGACGCCCTCGAGCACCTCGCCTCGGGCGGTCACTTCGGAAAAGTGGTGATTGAATTTTCTCGAGCACCCTAAAACGCACTTTGGGTCCCGACGTGTGCGACGGATCGTGAGCGGATCACACCTTATTTCTCGGAAAGTCTTCTCCATATCGGCCGCGCGTCGATAATCTTTCGTTCAAGAACGACGAGCCTCGCCGCATCTGAGCACATTCCGCGCGAGGGCCCGCCAGCGCAGGGAGGAGGAGAAGCCATTCGAAAAGCGCATGAGCGCCGCCGCGATCGGGGCGCTCGTCTTGCTGCAAATCGCTCTATTTCTGGTCGAAAATCGGAGGAGGGAGGCCGCCCCCGAGCGCGCGGCGACCATGGTGGCCGCTCACGGATCACTCGGGCGCGGGCTCGTCCGCGCCGCGTCCGTTCACCGCCCAGGAGGCGTTGACGTGTCGGACGATGGGATCCATTTGCTGCTTGAGCGACTCGGCGTATTGGAATCGCAGGCTGAACATGACTCCGTTCTTGATGACGATCCGCTCCCAGAAGATGTAGCCGTCCTTTTTGCCCGTGGCCCAACACCCCGTCTTCGACTCGGTGTGGGACATGACATTGGCCGAATTGGCACACATCGGCCCGGTCCCCATATCGTGAATGCCCGAGGCGCCGATGGCCACGAGCTTCCCGAGCCGCCATTGCGCCCCGTCTCCGTTGTCCGGCGCGGGCATGGCCTTGAAGGAGCTGGGAGCGTCCACATTGAAGTCGAATCGATCGTTGTGGTAGCCGACATACGTCTGTTTTCGGTCCAGGACGCGGGGATCGACCTTTCCTGCTTTGTAATCCGCCGAGCCATAGAGGAACTCATCGCTGAAATCCCTCGGCGCCTCGGCAGAGGTGGCAGAGGTGGCGGAGGTCGCAGAGGT contains these protein-coding regions:
- a CDS encoding LysR family transcriptional regulator; translated protein: MNWNDLRFLLAVHRHRSHEKAAKALGVDATTVGRKLRSLERAVGTRLVRRVAEGHVLTPAAEVLVPAIERIELDAVSIERQARGSDAGPTGTVRVTASDGLTNYVLVPTLALLRARHPGLHVQWVSESRVLDLARREADIAVRTVRPSNPNLVAHRLAPLRIGIFASKPYLRDRNAPRHLRDLKAHTWLGYVEPSPAKKDPALAWLDEHVPRARVVLRATTASTLVEACAAGLGLVLMYERIGQADPRLVQVLPQHPAIAPREVWALHHEDDRANARVQVVSMWIRDVMGG
- a CDS encoding NAD(P)-dependent alcohol dehydrogenase, encoding MKTYVYQDRIALDALTVVERPDPTPGPYDMVVRMLAASLNFRDLAMARGHYHADTKAPMVPLSDGVGEVVQIGASVTRFQIGDRVCPTYLPDWIDGPLQPAKARRRLGGPSDGVLTEAMCVHEEAAVRAPRHLDHAEAATLPITAVTAWHVLYRTGCVRPGETVLVQGTGGISLAALQFARAGGARVVALTRGDRHAAKLRELGASDVIPRGDAPDWPRDVIACTGGRGVDVAVDVVGGPSLARTIAATRLGATLHLVGYTADTSATIDIFDAIRHGANVHAATAGSRESFESMVRALEAHSIRPPVDRVFAFDRARDALEHLASGGHFGKVVIEFSRAP